TATTAGGCATTAAATATTAGCCTGATTTAAGATTAATTCTATAtcaacaataaatttgaaaagagAAAATTTCACATAATTCCTATGCAATTTACTTGTTCTTATAACTGAAATACATACTGTGTAATGTTTTCCTATCTTGTCATAGTCCTAAAAGGAACTACGGGAATAGTCCTTACGTCTGTGATACTGAAGAGGTCTCCTTAAGTACTTgtatatcaattttttaaaaaataaaatcaatttcgtCTCTTACTTTTTATTGGGTTTTTACGTTAGACGTTGATACTTTTCCAATTGTTCTTGAAGATATAATTTActcaatttacaatatatttatcataGTCTATGTCTGCAAATCTAATTATGAAAGTTTGTACCACCAATGGATCTCTCTTTGTGAATTTGAAAGTTCTTTTTGTAGTCACTAGACAAATCATATAGGTGATCATGATTTTTGGAACTAATGAATTCCTACATCTCGTCCGGAGGTTGCTTCTGTGCAGATGGTTTTGGATCGGTCTGCATCAGTATTGTAGAAATATTGTCGACTTCTCCTTCTTGAAATTAGTGGTGAAGGATTTTGAAATTAAGGGAATCGTGTTGGTGATTTACTAAACCTCTGTCAAGAAGTTCTTATTATCTCTCTTTGTGCTTTTGTTGTCAAGGGAAGTTGTAGTAACTAATCAAGGATTTATTTTGTTCTgtcagaaataattaaattttgactgTACCAAATCAAacgtttttattgtacaatattattttattgtaccaAAGAAGTTCCGAGTCTTTCAGTACTACGTCCGCTATAATGCATATATACTAATCCTAAATTaaaccaatacaaaaaattaaagtttcatttacTCATACAATTACATCCCTTGACAGGAATTTATAGTGCTAGTCATCTTAGTTATTTCATAGAATATATGTGTACTAAAATATCTATCAGGCAATAAATAGTagcctaaattaaaattaattctatattaaGAATCAATTCAAAAAGAGAAAATACCACATGAGTTCAATGCAATTTCCTTGTTTTAATAACTGCAGATGAAATTCATAACGAAGTACTATATCTAAACATTCTTCCTGTCTGCCTGTTTTGGCACCAACATGAATATTTGTAGTGATTTGCCTTTCTAAAGGTTATGGGATTAAATACTTATCGTATAACTGTCTATGTATGAAAATATCTTCAACTTAATCATTGTTCTAATTTTTCCGATTTTAAAAACAGTCCGATTTTAACTATTCAAGGATCAGTTTCAACGCTTTACAAATGCTGGATACCTCTTACTACAGTAACAGAGATTATAATGACTCTCCACATAAAATACTTCCGTATACAAGGCTTTTGTTCCACCAAAGGCTTTAGTTACAGTAAAAatcttgtttgatttttaatatagaGTATTTTAGATAcactatattacaaaaaatagctGTGAGAGAAAAAGTTTTGGAGAATCATGCATCCTTAGTTTCCAATCGGTACTGACACAAAATCCTCTGATATTGCTGGATCTTATGGTAATTTTACTTGTTGGTAACAGTTGCTGGTGGAGGTTGTCGATAGTAACGAGTTCAGGCCGGAATTCTCTCAGGCAGAGTACGTGGTGACGGTGGAGGAGAGCGTGAGGCCTGGCACGTTCATTGGTGCACGTCACCGCTACAGACAATGACGTCACCAGTCAGCTCATCTATAGTGTGCACAACAGTCGCAGCGTCACCAGTCTCGAGCTGTTCGACCTGGATCACGTGACTGGACTACTCACCGTGGCCCAGCCTTTGGACAGGTGAGGATAACCAACTGTGAGAATTTTAGGATAACGCGTACTCTATCAGTGTATTTAGTTAGTACTGAGGTAATTTTACTCCTTCCAGGGAAAGCATATCAGAGCACATCCTGACCGTGGTGGTGTCAGACTCCAGCTCCCCAGTGAAGCGCAACTTTGCCCGTGTCATCGTCCATGTGACAGACAGCAATGACCACGCGCCGCAGTGGTCTGGTGGTGTTGTCCAGGCTGTCGTGCTGGAGAACGCTTTTGTGGGCTCCAGAGTCGTCACTGTGGTCGCCACTGACAGAGACCACGGCGCCAACGCTGCAGTTACCTACGCTATAGTGTCAGGTAGTAGCCTGTACtgcagtaataattatttatagacattAAATATGTCGTTGTCACCATACGTGGGTTATTTCGCCTGTGAAGAAAAATCGTCCCAAGAATATTACTGTAATTGCCTTATATGACACTCCTTAGAGTGGGTGGGATAATTCCAGGTCACAGGTAAAAACAACGAAAAGAGAACAGGAATGACGAAGAGTCCGATATATGGTTTATGTTATGCCTGTATGTTGTGGTTTTTACAAACTTAACAAGAACATAACAGCATATCAGCATAACGATTAAGTTATAGCATAACATAACTTAATCCTTACAGGTTATAATCACGGTCTCGACCTAAATACGATTATAAGGGCGCAGGAGTAGGCTAACCGCACTGGTGTCGTCGCACCTGGCTGACTAGTCTTTGGCGATCCTTCTGTCACTCAACAGAATAATTCATTACGTTGTCAACTCTGACTACGTTACTTGCCAGAAAACGAGTAAAGTACTTAATTAATCTATCACTAGGAACAATAACACATTTCCCCAATGCTTAGCGATCCCTAACCGAACCTTGAAAATACAATCCACAGCCCACGCGTCAGTTCTTATTTCCAACTTCTTCAATTGTGTAAAACGTGCTCACACCAGCTACAACAGGCTAAAGGATGCCACAGGATAAAGAAGATCAATTAATTATGAGCACTCTACAAGGtaagagtttaaaataataaattgactaGCCATCCGTTATAGATTGATACAATTGTGTGatgatttttaagttatttaaattacacaGCCTTGTGCAAATAAGTCGTTTGCAATATTCAATAATTACTCGTATTTGACTACCGTTGCCTGTGATTAGCTAACTGACACACATAAATGTCACTCACTCACTACTCGGCGTGTGACTGAAGaatgttttgtttctattaatggtTTCTACTATtgatatggtatattaaatattaaaattggtgCTTTTCGGATCGATATTATAATGGGAagattatactttataaatgcaATAGATTTtgtgtagtaaataattttaaaaaatgaatggttaaaatgaatttagtttattatatattattttttccagGAAGTTTGATAAATGGAATTGAATTTCCGTGTGGCATTAATTTTTTATGGGCATTTACTACAATATTATGTGTTAAATGATTAAtgacacataaatattttaaaaagggttaaCACTTCTAGTGTTCTCATCTCAAAAGCCTGTAcagatttaactttaaaagtgTATATGTGGATGTTAGtgacttttaataataaaaagctaattacatacatttctttcactttatttcttatttattgcgTATAAATTTGCACAACAAGCAATTTTTGTACTCTGCTTTCTTTTAGGCGAATTTCTTGCTtgttaatacttgtaaaagtatttatcacttttgcttaaaaaatgtattgaacatttatttttttatgtaactatctgtataaaatttaaaacctacacAACCTACATAATGTAAACAACACTAAAAGATTGATTCTCTAGAGTATGTGGTACATAAAAGGTGAAAAAAGTCCCGAGGAAAATCTAATTAATCACATACATCCAGTGACCGTCACTTCTTCAGGGTGacggcccacaaggagtcagaagaaaatcttacaTGCTAGAATACGATGGTCTGCACATCCAATTAaaggtaaacaaaaattaatgctGCAAACCCAACCTCAAACGAACAACCCAGCCAGAAATAGCAGCCGTTAACTTTGGAACTTGGACTTAGTTTGtagtaaataagaaaatactacTGATGAATCACTTCTATTTTATGCCTAAATTTATCCAATTGTCGAATTCAGCAATCATCAAATGCTCTAGTTTTGCCTGTGAATAAGGTATTCATACTACCTTAAAATTTGCTACgtttacataataattgtaatttgtagCCATATTTGAACTGTTGTCAATTCGATTCTCAGTATTTTACCACTTACAGGAACCTTTGGCAAGGTTAAAGGAACAAAAGATGTTAAGTCATCTGTAAAGACATTGAGTAACAAAGATGTAAAATCCCCAACTCGCTGAAGAAATGAAACAGATCTCGACATTCAACAAAAACAGATTGCTGGAAAGAAAATGACTGTTGCCATCATTCGGTAATAACTCTTTTTCTAAGAGACTTACTAAAGAAAGTACAGCATCGCAGTTGTGATCTACGTTATGTTTTGTGTAATTCACGACGTTCTGTTCTCTGGGCATTGTCTGGTGTAATGGATTTCCCAAGAAAGACAGGTTGATTCGATAGCGCCCcgttctttataataaaaaaatcaatttctttataacaaaattttgaaaatcttttcttcggggtttacaaatttatgaaataagcTTATACTATCCGTAtgttagtatatataaataacgtCACTGTTATTAATGTCATGGAGGTCGACTAGCATTAGGTAGGTTCaaccttttacttttttaactctCTTTTATCTAAGGAGATTATAAAGGAAATGATAGTTTCATTAAACTACtgttttaacaacttaaatactattaaactatttttaaattttatgagaaATATGTGTTTACAGGCAATGTTGGAAACTATTTCTCCATTGACCCAGTGATGGGGGACATATCGGTAGCTCGAGATCTGGACTGCGAGGAGGCGGCGGAGTTCAACCTGATTGTGAGGGCTGTGGACCAGGGCTCCGCCCCGCTGGCTAGTACCCTGCCCGTCTTCGTCACTGTCAGGCAGTCAGACCATGCTCCTCCCAGGTTTGTTTACATGTGATTTACTACCTAAGCCGTTTGTACTAGGGCTCCGCCCCACTGGCTAGTACCCTGCCCGTCCTCGTCACTGCCAGACAGTCAGACCATGCTCCTCCCAGGTTTGTTTACATGTATACAATTTACTACCTAAGCCGTTTGTACTAGGGCTCCGCCCCGCTGGCTAGTGCCCTGCCCGTCTTCGTTACTGTCAGGCAGTCAGACCATGCTCCTCCCAGGTTTGTTTACATGTATACAATGTACTACCAAAGCTGTTTAGACCAGGGCTCCGCCCCGCTGGCTAGTGCCCTGCCCGTCTTCGTCACTGTCAGGCAGTCAGACCATGCTCCTCCCAGGTTTGTTTTACATGTATACAATGTACTACTAAAGGTGTTTAGTAAAACAACTACATGAGGAAAACGTTTTTCCGT
This Homalodisca vitripennis isolate AUS2020 chromosome 3, UT_GWSS_2.1, whole genome shotgun sequence DNA region includes the following protein-coding sequences:
- the LOC124358515 gene encoding fat-like cadherin-related tumor suppressor homolog, producing MPLNVTVEGPEYRNIPRNVGFFDDINKPLHNRFWSAVASYSMSDSEAQNIPPSGDPREEFIIGVDSGSVQLARQLDCETQNLYNLTISLSDSHRTVYTYVGLARSLVHVTATDNDVTSQLIYSVHNSRSVTSLELFDLDHVTGLLTVAQPLDRESISEHILTVVVSDSSSPVKRNFARVIVHVTDSNDHAPQWSGGVVQAVVLENAFVGSRVVTVVATDRDHGANAAVTYAIVSGNVGNYFSIDPVMGDISVARDLDCEEAAEFNLIVRAVDQGSAPLASTLPVFVTVRQSDHAPPRFEEIRAVAEVEESVAVGWIVWQARARSALSLTYDIEDDNSTESSS